In Streptomyces alboniger, the following are encoded in one genomic region:
- a CDS encoding TrmH family RNA methyltransferase, protein MADLITVDDPDDPRLRDYTGLTDVELRRRREPAEGLFIAEGEKVIRRAKDAGYEMRSMLLSAKWVDVMRDVIDELPAPVYAVSPDLAERVTGYHVHRGALASMQRKPLPTADELLATHRRVVVMEAVNDHTNIGAIFRSAAALGMDAVLLSPDCADPLYRRSVKVSMGAVFSVPYARLESWPKGLEGVREAGFSLLALTPDEKAKSLDEVAPHRMDRVALMLGAEGDGLSTQALVAADEWVRIPMAHGVDSLNVGAAAAVAFYAVATGRPQN, encoded by the coding sequence GTGGCTGATCTCATCACCGTCGACGACCCCGACGACCCCCGCCTGCGCGACTACACAGGCCTGACCGACGTCGAGCTGCGCCGCAGGCGCGAACCGGCCGAGGGTCTGTTCATCGCGGAGGGCGAGAAGGTCATCAGACGGGCCAAGGACGCCGGTTACGAGATGCGGTCGATGCTGCTCTCGGCCAAGTGGGTCGACGTCATGCGCGACGTCATCGACGAGCTGCCGGCTCCCGTGTACGCGGTGAGCCCGGACCTCGCCGAGCGGGTCACCGGCTACCACGTGCACCGAGGCGCGCTCGCCTCGATGCAGCGCAAGCCGCTGCCCACGGCCGACGAACTCCTCGCGACCCACCGCAGGGTGGTCGTCATGGAAGCCGTGAACGACCATACGAACATCGGCGCGATCTTCCGCTCTGCGGCGGCCCTCGGCATGGACGCGGTCCTGCTCTCCCCGGACTGCGCGGACCCGCTCTACCGCCGCTCGGTGAAGGTCTCGATGGGCGCGGTCTTCTCGGTCCCGTACGCCCGCCTGGAGTCCTGGCCGAAGGGCCTGGAGGGAGTGCGCGAGGCCGGATTCAGCCTCCTCGCCCTCACCCCCGACGAGAAGGCGAAGTCCCTGGACGAGGTGGCTCCGCACCGCATGGACCGCGTCGCGCTGATGCTCGGCGCGGAGGGCGACGGCCTCTCCACCCAGGCGCTGGTCGCGGCCGACGAATGGGTCCGTATCCCGATGGCCCACGGCGTGGACTCACTGAACGTGGGTGCGGCGGCGGCGGTAGCCTTCTACGCGGTGGCGACGGGCCGCCCCCAGAACTGA
- the cbiE gene encoding precorrin-6y C5,15-methyltransferase (decarboxylating) subunit CbiE → MADRVTVIGWDGTPLTAAARSALRAATLVAGAAHHLALDELPAHAERIRLGSVGLAARRIAAHRGTAVVLADGDPGFFGVVRTLRAPEFGLEVEVVPAVSSVAQAFARAGMPWDDAEVVVAHRRSLRRAVNVCRAHTKVAVLTSPGAGPAELSLLLQGVHRTFVICEELGTERERVTVVTSDKAADHTWRDPNVVIVVGGSGTTPSSDTGWIAGREPAGSPRGWALPAAEYGGDIWLGEGESDRLRAAQLARTGPRVGDLVWDIGCGSGAFTAEAARFGAAVIAVDHDADALGRTTAAVRRFGVQAQTVHGLAPHILEDLPEPDVVRVGGGGAAVVSAVADRRPQRIVTHAATRDAAELIGRDLSEHGYLVECALLQSVELDTRAWREEKRTVVFLLSGRLPDRSP, encoded by the coding sequence ATGGCCGACCGGGTCACGGTGATCGGCTGGGACGGTACGCCGCTGACCGCGGCGGCACGCTCCGCGCTCCGCGCCGCCACGCTCGTGGCCGGCGCCGCCCACCACCTGGCGCTGGACGAGCTGCCCGCCCACGCCGAACGGATCCGCCTCGGCAGCGTGGGCCTGGCCGCACGCCGCATCGCCGCCCACCGCGGCACCGCCGTGGTCCTCGCCGACGGCGACCCCGGCTTCTTCGGTGTCGTACGCACCCTGCGCGCCCCCGAATTCGGCCTGGAAGTCGAAGTGGTGCCCGCCGTCTCCTCCGTCGCCCAGGCGTTCGCTCGCGCGGGTATGCCGTGGGACGACGCCGAGGTCGTGGTCGCCCACCGCCGCAGCCTGCGCCGCGCCGTGAACGTCTGCCGCGCCCACACCAAGGTCGCCGTCCTCACCTCACCGGGCGCGGGACCGGCCGAGCTGAGCCTGCTGCTCCAGGGCGTCCACCGCACCTTCGTCATCTGCGAGGAACTCGGCACCGAGCGCGAGCGCGTCACCGTGGTCACTTCCGACAAGGCCGCCGACCACACCTGGCGCGACCCGAACGTCGTCATCGTCGTCGGCGGATCCGGCACCACGCCCTCCTCCGACACCGGCTGGATCGCCGGGCGCGAACCGGCCGGGTCGCCGCGCGGCTGGGCGCTGCCCGCCGCGGAGTACGGCGGCGACATCTGGCTCGGCGAGGGGGAGAGCGACCGGCTGCGCGCCGCCCAACTCGCCCGCACCGGGCCGCGCGTGGGCGACCTCGTCTGGGACATCGGCTGCGGCAGCGGCGCCTTCACCGCGGAGGCGGCCCGCTTCGGCGCCGCCGTGATCGCCGTCGACCACGACGCCGACGCCCTGGGCCGCACCACGGCCGCCGTCCGCCGCTTCGGCGTCCAGGCGCAGACCGTCCACGGCCTCGCGCCGCACATCCTCGAAGACCTCCCCGAACCGGACGTCGTACGCGTCGGGGGCGGGGGAGCGGCGGTGGTCTCCGCGGTCGCCGACCGCCGCCCGCAGCGCATCGTGACGCACGCCGCGACGCGCGACGCCGCCGAACTCATCGGCAGGGACCTGTCCGAGCACGGGTACCTCGTCGAATGCGCCCTCCTCCAGTCCGTGGAGCTCGACACCCGCGCCTGGCGGGAGGAGAAGCGGACGGTGGTGTTCCTGCTCTCCGGGCGGTTGCCGGACCGTTCCCCGTGA
- a CDS encoding GNAT family N-acetyltransferase yields the protein MTTTFPDVSISTERLVLRPFEDADVSAYAEMMNDEMVTAWTSVPQPYTEADAHDWITRLAPAERTEGRGIALAVTEFLTQRLVGVIHLRNTDWRVRASELSYVIAPWARGEGYASEAALATAQWLFNDQAFERIELRTAADNTAAQQVAQKIGCISEGVLRGAWIARTRNGGDPFGGWIEMRTDLIVWSLLPEDLEGVSDSLAESGFSAFSDWN from the coding sequence ATGACGACCACCTTCCCCGATGTCTCCATCAGCACGGAGCGGTTGGTGCTGCGCCCGTTCGAGGACGCCGACGTGTCCGCGTACGCGGAGATGATGAACGACGAGATGGTCACCGCCTGGACCTCCGTGCCCCAGCCCTACACCGAGGCCGACGCCCACGACTGGATCACCCGGCTCGCACCGGCCGAGCGCACCGAGGGCCGCGGGATCGCCCTCGCCGTCACGGAGTTCCTCACCCAGCGACTGGTCGGCGTCATCCATCTGCGCAATACGGACTGGCGCGTGCGCGCCAGCGAACTCAGTTACGTCATCGCCCCCTGGGCCCGCGGCGAGGGCTACGCCTCCGAGGCGGCGCTCGCCACCGCCCAGTGGCTCTTCAACGACCAGGCGTTCGAGCGCATCGAACTGCGCACCGCCGCCGACAACACCGCCGCCCAGCAGGTCGCCCAGAAGATCGGCTGCATCAGCGAGGGCGTCCTGCGCGGCGCCTGGATAGCGCGTACGAGAAACGGCGGCGACCCCTTCGGCGGCTGGATCGAGATGCGCACCGACCTCATCGTGTGGAGCCTGCTCCCCGAGGACCTCGAAGGCGTGTCCGACAGCCTCGCCGAGAGCGGCTTCTCCGCGTTCTCCGACTGGAACTGA
- the cobT gene encoding nicotinate-nucleotide--dimethylbenzimidazole phosphoribosyltransferase, translated as MTDTGQVPGEGLPEGAGNGVPSGPVQGMGAQQPDAPAPGAYTFADPADSSENPADEDDLLLMPGAQGAWSEAQAAHQPGPHETSGRDSGSVDLTGVRMPGAAPAASHPGPSRRPLHHGPSGPAVPDSSASPVRSLADRGPAGAAPPQHAAPARHAGPPTTGPEYLDIPRDDAGLPGPQLGEIPPQGGEPWAPQQAQPQPRAQHQAYPAPAETVVPEGTAVTETSDVTPVSRPIAVAAEEVQIPEQPRAAEAPEHLQAAPAPEAGPAELPAEVQEQARQATPGAPLAGATQGEVVSEAVVPDAVVPEAAVPSAAVSSAAVPDMTVPAPGAPEAAVFPHAADAADAADAAVSGGPGAAAEAGAAAEGDPAQTAPLAQPGAEPGHVPTAEQPPFAEGMPAAVAQPPFAMASAQPWADTQVPSDETAQPGFAPGTARPGFAPEAAPSGFVPDTAQDAYAMAVGAQPGHASHVGHPAEARHAAPGPHQPEQHTPQDGGEPQYAPLPGESGGAQAPMPIGQFVAVEGSVPTTPHLAPTPPRPLVVPQDEPAPEAQATADAEQLAAQPAPAAPVAPVASTESAAPTLVPQGDPTRVAAPEAAPAEAPTAADTTSEAVPQPAAHLPAATVPAPRDGAEPLAADTAADTALPEAAPGEAAEPLQDAPVPAASADSPVPPVVAPAEFPAAPETADPAEELDEADDVISFEPIDANEVNEVAEAPEMAEAPDAPDTAQGPEALAPQDTPEPVEARTAAEAPGLLIIEEDEEPAEPAEPAEPVTSPGTAAPGYADAEREAVLRVMRERRDIRNGFRGDPIPHEVLLRVLEAAHTAPSVGHSQPWDFVVIKSAETRRTMHELAARQREAYAKSLPKGRAKQFKELKIEAILDTPVNIVVTADPTRGGRHTLGRHTQPQMAPYSSALAVENLWLAARAEGLGVGWVSFFDEREMVRALGLPEHLEVVAYLCVGYVDEFPDEPELMQAGWSKRRPLSWVVHEETYGRRALPGEDPHDLLAETVANIRPLDAKALGEAWERQKRMTKPPGALGMLEIISAQLSGLSRMCPPPIPEPAAVAIFAGDHGVHAQGVTAWPQEVTAQMVANFLGGGAVCNAFANQVGAEVCVIDVGVASELPATPGLLPRKVRAGTADMTTGPALTREEVKAAIEVGVETARDLVAAGNKALLTGEMGIANTTASAALISVYTDVDPAEVTGRGTGINDEMHARKVEVVRRALDLHQPDPSDPIGVLAAVGGLEHAAMVGLLLGGASLRTPVILDGVSAGAAALVARAIAPEVLAACIAGHRSAEPGHVAALNKLGLRPLVDLDLRLGEGTGALLALPIVQSAARAMHEVATFDSAGVTEK; from the coding sequence ATGACCGACACCGGCCAGGTCCCGGGCGAGGGGCTGCCGGAGGGCGCAGGCAACGGTGTGCCTTCCGGGCCCGTGCAGGGCATGGGGGCACAGCAGCCGGACGCTCCCGCTCCGGGTGCGTACACCTTCGCGGACCCCGCCGACTCCTCCGAGAACCCCGCCGATGAGGACGATCTGCTGCTGATGCCGGGCGCCCAGGGGGCGTGGAGCGAGGCGCAGGCCGCTCATCAGCCGGGACCGCACGAGACCTCGGGCCGTGACAGCGGCTCGGTCGACCTGACCGGCGTCCGCATGCCCGGCGCCGCGCCCGCAGCGTCCCACCCGGGCCCCTCCCGCCGCCCCCTGCACCACGGCCCCTCGGGCCCCGCGGTGCCCGACAGCTCGGCCAGCCCCGTACGCTCGCTGGCCGACCGGGGCCCCGCCGGGGCGGCGCCCCCGCAGCACGCCGCGCCCGCGCGGCACGCGGGGCCGCCGACGACCGGGCCCGAGTACCTCGACATCCCGCGCGACGACGCGGGGCTGCCGGGCCCGCAGCTCGGTGAGATCCCGCCGCAGGGGGGCGAGCCGTGGGCCCCTCAGCAGGCGCAGCCCCAGCCGCGGGCTCAGCACCAGGCTTACCCCGCACCAGCAGAAACGGTCGTCCCAGAGGGCACGGCAGTCACAGAGACCTCTGACGTCACACCCGTATCGCGGCCGATCGCGGTCGCGGCGGAGGAGGTGCAGATCCCCGAGCAGCCCCGTGCCGCGGAGGCCCCCGAGCACCTTCAGGCCGCCCCGGCCCCGGAAGCGGGCCCCGCCGAGCTGCCCGCGGAGGTTCAGGAACAGGCGAGACAGGCCACCCCGGGCGCGCCGCTCGCGGGGGCGACGCAGGGGGAGGTCGTTTCGGAGGCGGTTGTTCCGGACGCGGTTGTTCCGGAGGCGGCTGTGCCGTCCGCAGCTGTGTCGTCCGCGGCCGTTCCGGACATGACCGTTCCGGCTCCTGGTGCCCCGGAGGCCGCTGTTTTCCCGCACGCCGCTGACGCCGCCGATGCCGCTGATGCCGCTGTTTCCGGGGGCCCCGGTGCCGCCGCCGAAGCGGGTGCCGCCGCCGAGGGCGACCCCGCTCAAACCGCCCCGCTCGCGCAGCCCGGCGCCGAGCCCGGGCACGTTCCGACGGCGGAGCAGCCTCCGTTCGCCGAGGGCATGCCCGCCGCCGTCGCGCAGCCTCCTTTCGCCATGGCCTCCGCGCAGCCGTGGGCCGACACGCAGGTCCCGAGCGACGAGACCGCCCAGCCCGGCTTCGCCCCCGGCACGGCCCGACCCGGTTTCGCCCCCGAGGCCGCCCCGTCCGGCTTCGTCCCGGACACCGCCCAGGACGCGTACGCCATGGCCGTCGGCGCCCAGCCCGGCCACGCCTCGCACGTCGGCCACCCCGCCGAGGCGCGGCACGCGGCCCCGGGCCCGCACCAGCCCGAGCAGCACACCCCGCAGGACGGCGGCGAGCCCCAGTACGCCCCGCTCCCCGGTGAGTCGGGCGGCGCCCAAGCACCCATGCCCATCGGCCAGTTCGTGGCCGTCGAGGGATCGGTGCCGACCACGCCCCACCTGGCGCCGACGCCCCCGCGCCCCCTGGTCGTCCCGCAGGACGAGCCCGCCCCGGAGGCCCAAGCCACCGCGGACGCCGAGCAGCTCGCGGCCCAGCCGGCCCCCGCCGCACCGGTCGCACCGGTCGCATCGACTGAGTCCGCCGCCCCGACCCTCGTACCGCAGGGTGACCCGACGCGAGTGGCGGCGCCCGAGGCCGCCCCCGCCGAGGCCCCGACAGCCGCCGACACGACCTCCGAAGCCGTCCCGCAGCCCGCCGCCCATCTGCCGGCGGCCACGGTGCCCGCCCCGCGCGACGGCGCCGAGCCCCTCGCGGCGGACACCGCGGCGGACACCGCGCTGCCCGAGGCCGCGCCGGGCGAGGCCGCGGAGCCGCTCCAGGACGCGCCGGTTCCGGCCGCGTCCGCTGATTCCCCCGTACCCCCGGTGGTGGCCCCGGCCGAGTTCCCGGCCGCCCCCGAGACGGCCGACCCGGCCGAAGAGTTGGACGAGGCCGACGACGTCATCTCGTTCGAACCGATCGACGCGAACGAAGTGAACGAAGTGGCCGAAGCACCCGAGATGGCCGAAGCGCCTGACGCACCCGACACGGCACAGGGCCCCGAGGCCCTCGCGCCCCAGGACACCCCGGAGCCGGTGGAGGCGCGGACCGCCGCCGAGGCGCCGGGACTCCTCATCATCGAGGAGGACGAGGAACCCGCCGAACCCGCCGAGCCCGCCGAGCCCGTGACCTCTCCCGGCACCGCCGCTCCCGGTTACGCCGACGCCGAGCGCGAGGCCGTCCTGCGCGTCATGCGCGAGCGCCGCGACATCCGCAACGGCTTCCGCGGCGATCCCATCCCCCACGAGGTGCTGCTCCGCGTCCTGGAGGCCGCGCACACCGCCCCGTCGGTCGGCCACTCCCAGCCCTGGGACTTCGTCGTCATCAAGTCCGCCGAGACTCGGCGCACCATGCACGAACTGGCCGCCCGCCAGCGCGAGGCGTACGCCAAGTCCCTCCCCAAGGGCCGCGCCAAGCAGTTCAAGGAACTGAAGATCGAGGCCATCCTCGACACCCCGGTGAACATCGTCGTCACCGCCGATCCCACCCGAGGCGGCCGCCACACCCTCGGCCGGCACACCCAGCCGCAGATGGCGCCCTACTCCTCGGCGCTCGCCGTCGAGAACCTGTGGCTCGCCGCCCGCGCGGAAGGCCTCGGCGTCGGCTGGGTCAGCTTCTTCGACGAGCGCGAGATGGTCCGCGCCCTCGGCCTGCCCGAGCACCTCGAAGTGGTGGCGTACCTCTGCGTGGGATACGTCGACGAGTTCCCGGACGAGCCCGAGCTGATGCAGGCGGGCTGGTCCAAGCGCCGCCCGCTGTCCTGGGTCGTCCACGAGGAGACGTACGGCCGTCGCGCCCTGCCCGGCGAGGACCCGCACGACCTGCTCGCCGAGACCGTGGCCAACATCCGTCCGCTGGACGCCAAGGCGCTCGGCGAGGCATGGGAACGCCAGAAGCGGATGACCAAGCCGCCGGGCGCCCTCGGCATGCTGGAGATCATCTCCGCCCAGCTGTCCGGCCTGTCCCGGATGTGCCCGCCGCCGATCCCGGAGCCCGCGGCCGTCGCGATCTTCGCGGGCGACCACGGCGTGCACGCCCAGGGCGTCACCGCCTGGCCCCAGGAGGTGACCGCGCAGATGGTCGCCAACTTCCTCGGCGGCGGCGCGGTCTGCAACGCCTTCGCCAACCAGGTGGGCGCCGAGGTCTGCGTCATCGACGTGGGCGTGGCGAGCGAACTCCCCGCCACACCTGGTCTGCTGCCCCGCAAGGTGCGCGCGGGCACGGCCGACATGACGACCGGGCCCGCCCTGACCCGCGAGGAGGTCAAGGCGGCCATCGAGGTCGGCGTCGAGACGGCCCGCGACCTCGTGGCAGCGGGCAACAAGGCCCTGCTGACCGGCGAGATGGGCATCGCGAACACCACCGCGTCCGCGGCCCTGATCTCCGTCTACACGGACGTGGACCCCGCCGAGGTCACCGGCCGCGGCACGGGCATCAACGACGAGATGCACGCCCGCAAGGTCGAGGTCGTCCGCCGTGCCCTCGACCTCCACCAGCCCGACCCGTCGGACCCGATCGGCGTCCTCGCGGCGGTCGGCGGCCTGGAGCACGCGGCGATGGTGGGCCTCCTGCTCGGCGGCGCGTCCCTGCGTACGCCGGTGATCCTGGACGGCGTGAGCGCCGGCGCGGCCGCCCTGGTCGCCCGCGCCATCGCCCCCGAGGTCCTCGCGGCCTGCATCGCGGGCCACCGCAGCGCGGAGCCCGGCCACGTCGCGGCCCTCAACAAGCTGGGCCTGCGCCCCCTGGTCGACCTGGACCTCCGCCTCGGCGAGGGCACCGGCGCGCTCCTTGCCCTGCCGATCGTCCAGAGCGCGGCCCGCGCGATGCACGAGGTGGCCACGTTCGACTCGGCGGGCGTCACCGAGAAGTAG
- a CDS encoding serine/threonine-protein kinase codes for MDMAMMRLRREDPRVVGSFRLHRRLGAGGMGVVYLGSDRRGQRVALKVIRPDLAEDQEFRSRFAREVSAARRIRGGCTARLVAADLEAERPWFATQYVPGPSLHDKVAAEGPLSAADVAVVGSALAEGLVAVHEAGVVHRDLKPSNILLSPKGPRIIDFGIAWATGASTLTHVGTAVGSPGFLAPEQVRGAAVTPATDVFALGATLAYAGMADSPFGHGSSEVMLYRVVHEEAQLHGVPDALAPLIRACLAKDPEERPSTLQLSLRLKEIAAREAQGLGEVRPPAPRQDHDRPTGRLAESYADQRTQRRPAPGATPPPRPSSSRTGASRTGSARTGSSRTGAPRSGARPSVPRNTTRSGGRPAPRSGTGRQRPRTTGTGRRMMPANPRLLRQRLTVFVVVTLLVALGIAAAQGCQGPARGMGDGTSGVPGRVASQSAQERVMPQGFEAASERDR; via the coding sequence ATGGACATGGCGATGATGCGGCTCCGGCGCGAGGACCCGCGTGTCGTCGGCTCGTTCAGGCTGCACAGGCGCCTGGGCGCCGGCGGCATGGGGGTCGTCTATCTGGGGTCGGACCGGAGGGGGCAGCGCGTCGCCCTGAAGGTGATCCGGCCCGATCTGGCGGAGGATCAGGAATTCCGGTCGCGGTTCGCGCGGGAGGTTTCGGCCGCCCGGCGCATTCGCGGCGGCTGCACGGCGCGGCTCGTCGCCGCCGACCTCGAGGCGGAACGGCCGTGGTTCGCCACGCAGTACGTTCCCGGGCCCTCGCTGCACGACAAGGTCGCCGCCGAGGGGCCGCTCTCCGCGGCCGACGTGGCCGTGGTCGGCTCGGCGCTCGCCGAGGGACTCGTGGCCGTGCACGAGGCCGGTGTCGTACACCGCGATCTCAAGCCGTCGAACATCCTGCTGTCCCCGAAGGGGCCGCGGATCATCGACTTCGGCATCGCGTGGGCGACCGGCGCCTCGACCCTGACGCATGTGGGCACGGCCGTCGGGTCGCCCGGCTTCCTCGCCCCCGAACAGGTGCGCGGTGCCGCCGTCACCCCCGCCACCGATGTCTTCGCACTCGGCGCCACGCTGGCGTACGCGGGGATGGCGGACTCACCCTTCGGACATGGCAGTTCCGAGGTCATGCTCTACCGGGTGGTGCACGAGGAGGCGCAGCTGCACGGTGTGCCGGACGCCCTCGCGCCACTGATCCGGGCCTGCCTCGCCAAGGATCCGGAGGAACGGCCGAGCACGCTCCAACTGTCCCTCAGGCTCAAGGAGATCGCCGCCCGCGAGGCCCAGGGCCTGGGCGAGGTGCGGCCGCCCGCGCCGCGGCAGGACCACGACCGGCCGACGGGCCGACTCGCCGAGAGCTACGCGGACCAGCGCACCCAGCGCCGGCCGGCCCCCGGCGCCACTCCCCCGCCGCGGCCGAGTTCGTCCAGGACCGGCGCGTCCAGGACCGGCTCCGCCAGGACCGGCTCGTCCAGGACCGGGGCGCCTCGGTCCGGAGCGCGGCCCTCCGTACCCCGTAATACGACGCGTTCCGGCGGCAGACCCGCCCCTCGCAGCGGCACCGGGCGGCAGAGGCCCCGCACGACGGGGACGGGCCGGCGGATGATGCCCGCCAACCCGCGGCTGCTGCGGCAGCGGCTCACCGTGTTCGTGGTCGTCACGCTGCTGGTCGCGCTCGGGATCGCGGCGGCGCAGGGCTGCCAGGGCCCCGCCCGGGGCATGGGGGACGGTACCTCGGGGGTGCCGGGGCGGGTTGCCTCCCAGTCGGCGCAGGAGCGGGTCATGCCTCAGGGATTCGAAGCGGCGTCCGAGCGGGACAGGTAG
- the cobA gene encoding uroporphyrinogen-III C-methyltransferase — MAEHPAYPVGLRLNGRRVVVLGGGQVAQRRLPALIKAGADVLLVSPSATPSVEAMADAGEITWTRRRYEHGDLQNAWYALIATSDDEANNRASAEAEAHRVWCVRSDDAEAATAWTPATGRSEGVTVAVLSSDVHDRDPRRTAAIRDAVVEGLRDGSLVAPHLRTRIPGVALVGGGPGDPDLITVRGRRLLAAADVVIADRLGPRDLLDELPPHVEVIDAAKIPYGRFMAQEAINNALIEHAKQGKAVVRLKGGDPYVFGRGMEEAQALAEAGIACTVVPGISSSISVPSAAGIPVTHRGVAHEFTVVSGHVAPDDERSLVDWESLAKLRGTLVILMGVDKIGKIAEALITHGKAAGTPLALIQEGTTAAQRRVDATLGTVAEAVRTHEVKPPAVIVIGDVVTVGPEARA, encoded by the coding sequence ATGGCCGAACACCCCGCCTACCCCGTAGGCCTCCGCCTCAACGGCCGCCGTGTCGTCGTCCTCGGCGGCGGCCAGGTGGCCCAGCGTCGTCTTCCCGCGCTCATCAAGGCGGGCGCCGACGTCCTCCTCGTATCCCCCTCGGCGACGCCCTCCGTGGAGGCCATGGCCGACGCGGGCGAGATCACCTGGACCAGGCGCCGCTACGAGCACGGCGATCTCCAGAACGCCTGGTACGCCCTGATCGCCACCAGCGACGACGAGGCCAACAACCGCGCCTCGGCGGAGGCGGAGGCCCACCGCGTCTGGTGCGTACGCTCCGACGACGCCGAGGCGGCCACCGCCTGGACCCCGGCCACCGGCCGCTCCGAGGGCGTCACCGTCGCCGTGCTCAGCAGCGACGTGCACGACCGCGACCCGCGCCGCACCGCCGCCATCCGCGACGCGGTCGTCGAGGGCCTGCGCGACGGCAGCCTCGTCGCCCCCCACCTGCGCACCAGGATCCCCGGCGTCGCCCTGGTCGGCGGCGGCCCCGGCGACCCCGACCTGATCACCGTCCGCGGCCGCCGGCTCCTCGCCGCCGCGGACGTCGTCATCGCCGACCGCCTCGGCCCCCGCGACCTCCTGGACGAGCTGCCGCCGCACGTCGAGGTGATCGACGCCGCGAAGATCCCCTACGGCCGCTTCATGGCCCAGGAGGCGATCAACAACGCCCTGATCGAGCACGCCAAGCAGGGCAAGGCCGTCGTCCGCCTCAAGGGCGGCGACCCCTATGTCTTCGGCCGCGGCATGGAGGAGGCCCAGGCGCTCGCCGAGGCGGGCATCGCCTGCACGGTCGTGCCGGGCATCTCCAGCTCGATCTCGGTCCCGTCGGCGGCGGGCATCCCGGTCACCCACCGCGGCGTCGCCCACGAGTTCACGGTGGTCAGCGGCCACGTGGCCCCGGACGACGAGCGTTCCCTGGTGGACTGGGAGTCCCTGGCCAAGCTGCGCGGCACCCTGGTGATCCTGATGGGCGTCGACAAGATCGGCAAGATCGCGGAAGCCCTGATCACCCACGGCAAGGCGGCCGGCACCCCGCTCGCCCTGATCCAGGAGGGCACGACGGCGGCCCAGCGCCGCGTCGACGCGACGCTCGGCACGGTCGCCGAGGCGGTCCGCACCCACGAGGTGAAGCCGCCGGCGGTCATCGTCATCGGCGACGTCGTCACCGTGGGCCCCGAGGCCCGCGCGTAA
- a CDS encoding MetQ/NlpA family ABC transporter substrate-binding protein, with translation MRTSVIAAAAGTLALTLGLTACGAGTDSGPGGDTLVVGATPTPAGEVLTYIQENLAKKKGLDLRITEFTDYVTPNTALQEGSLDANLYQHTPYLKDFNSSKKTDLVPVAEVYLPPMGVYAKDDEKLKDVRNLRAGATVAVPNDTTNEGRALQLLASKGVIGLKKGVGGTATPEDITSNPKKLTIKPLDPAQLPRSLDDLDAAVINNNYALDAGLSPKKDAILLESPKGNPYNNVLAVKKGDEDDPRVRKLAELLTSPEVKRFIEDTYKGSVLPAQGN, from the coding sequence ATGCGTACGTCCGTCATCGCCGCCGCGGCCGGAACCCTGGCCCTCACGCTGGGGCTCACCGCGTGCGGCGCGGGCACGGACAGTGGCCCGGGCGGCGACACGCTCGTCGTCGGGGCCACCCCGACCCCGGCCGGCGAAGTACTCACGTACATCCAGGAGAACCTCGCGAAGAAGAAGGGACTCGACCTCCGGATCACGGAGTTCACGGACTACGTGACGCCGAACACCGCGCTCCAGGAAGGCTCCCTCGACGCCAACCTGTACCAGCACACCCCGTACCTCAAGGACTTCAACTCGTCCAAGAAGACGGACCTGGTGCCGGTCGCCGAGGTGTACCTGCCGCCGATGGGCGTGTACGCGAAGGACGACGAGAAGCTGAAGGACGTCCGCAACCTGCGGGCGGGCGCGACCGTCGCCGTCCCCAACGACACCACCAACGAGGGCCGGGCGCTCCAACTCCTCGCCTCCAAGGGCGTCATCGGGCTCAAGAAGGGCGTCGGCGGCACCGCCACGCCCGAGGACATCACGTCCAACCCGAAGAAGCTCACCATCAAGCCGCTCGACCCCGCGCAGCTGCCGCGCTCGCTCGACGACCTCGACGCCGCGGTCATCAACAACAACTACGCGCTCGACGCCGGACTCAGTCCCAAGAAGGACGCCATCCTTCTGGAGTCGCCGAAGGGCAACCCGTACAACAACGTCCTCGCCGTCAAGAAGGGCGACGAGGACGACCCACGGGTGAGGAAGCTGGCCGAACTGCTCACCTCACCCGAGGTGAAACGGTTCATCGAGGACACGTACAAGGGCTCCGTCCTGCCCGCCCAAGGGAACTGA